GGCACCGAAGAAAGTCGCGAAATTCTCGAAGAAACAATCGCGTCCAGCATTGATAACCTGAAAAATGCGCAAACCAGTATTCTCGATATTACCGCAAAATTAGGAGCGCGTTTTAACACTCTCGATAGCACCCGCGAATTACATCTCGATTCAGAAGTGGTGATGAAAGATGTTCTCGCAGAATTACGGGATGTCGATTACGCCGAAGCTGCAACCCGTCTCTCTGCGCAATCTATGATTCTTCAGGCTGCACAATCGTCTTTTATTCGCGTTAGTCAGCTCAATTTATTTTCTCAGCTTTAACTCTTATAGCGCATTCAACTGGTTGCAGTATGATCGATTGTGAAAAGGAAATCAGGCGGCAAGATTCTTACCGCAACACAACAAAAATTGCCGCTTTTCGCAGTCACAAGATAAAAATATGCGACAAAATCAGCAAAATAATGGAAAAAACTGAATTGGCACAAGCGTTGCAAATTTACAGTTGTATTTCTCTGCTGTTCCAGAAGCTGATAGGCAGAAAGAATTACTGCTATCACCCGAGCGGTAGATAGTGACTCATATTACAGGAGAAAGATTATGCCTTTAGTTATTAACACCAATGTCTCTGCGCTGAATGCACAGCGGCAGCTTGTTAATTCCGGTAATGAAATGAGTCAGGCTATGGAGCGACTTGCGTCTGGTAAACGAATAAATACTGCTCGTGATGATGCTGCAGGCTTGGCGATTTCAAACCGACAAACATCCCAGATACGCGGGCTAAACCAAGCCATTAGAAATGCAAATGATGGTGTCTCTCTCATTCAAACAGCGGAAGGTGCTCTGGATGAGGTTACCAACATTTTACAGCGTATGCGTGAGCTATCTATTCAATCTGCGAACGGAATTTATTCCGACGTTGATAGAGCGACACTGGATGCGGAAGCTCAACAGTTGAAAGCAGAAGTGGATCGTATTGCACAGAGCACCACATTTAATGGGCAGCCATTGTTAGATGGTAGTTTGAGTGATGTGGCGCTACAGGTCGGCTCTGAGGCTTATCAAACCATTGACCTTTCCATTCAGGGCTTTAGCGCCAGTTCGCTAGGCAACAATTCCGGCGATTACGTTGGCGAGGCGCTTACAGCTTCAACGGCGGCGGGCGCGTTAACGCTGTTCCAAACCGTCGCCGCCAATGTTTTGGAAATTAATGATGTTGCTATCAGCAGCCTAACAGCAGCGACGTCTGTCAATGATGCCCTGGATATTATTAATGGGGATCTGGATGGTAAAGGCGCAGAAGCTACCACACTGGTTTCTGTAGTGGCGGATACTGCCGGCAATGGCGTGTTGCCAGTCGGTACTAATTTTGAGTTCAGTTTGGTAGATGGTGATGGTAATCAACAGGATTACATTATAACCGACACTTCATCCATGGATGAACTGGTGGCTAAAATCAATGACTCAACCGCAGTCACCGCTAAATTGAATTCAGATGGCAAGCTGGTACTCACCGCGGAAAATGCGACTTTAATCAGTATTACCACTGATCAAACAGCAGCGACGGGTACAGTGGTGACCACCAGTTTTAGCTTGGTGTTAACCGATACCAGCAATGCCAATCGCGGAGTAAAACTAGAGGCAGGTACTGCAATGACGGGTACCATCCAGGATAATCTTGGGTTGAACCTGCAGGATAACAACGAAAACTGGCTCGGCCTTACAGTAACTGCGACCGCCGCGATAAACGCGGGTGATTTGATAATTAACGGTGTCGAAATTGGCTCCATTGAAGCCGGCTCTGATGCAGCAGGCCAAGTGGATTTAACCATTGCCGCGATTAACGAATTTTCCGATGAAACCGGCGTAGTCGCCTACGAAGTTGCAACAGATCAAATCGGTTTACGCTCTGCCTCGCAAGAGCCTATTCAAATTAAATACGGCGACGGCGCTGCAAATAGCGGTGCGGATGTGCGTACCATTACGGGATTTCAGGAAATGAATTCCGCGGAAGGTACAGGTTCAGTAGCTGGAATTAAAATTGATACAGCCGCAGGTGCTCAAGCGGCGATTGATGTAATTGATACGGCCTTAGAGCAAATTAACTCAACGCGTTCGGATCTTGGAGCTATTAACAATCGACTTGATTTTACCATGAGCAATCTGGCAAACGTTTCCGAAAAAACCTCGGCGGCACGTTCACGTATTGTCGATGCCGATTTTGCCAAGGAAACCTCAGAACTGAGCCGTGCGCAAGTATTGCAACAGGCCTCCCAAGCTATGTTGGCTCAGGCGAACGCGCAACCTCAGCAGGTGTTGCAGTTGCTGCAAGGTTAACTAATCGTATCAAGAAGAGGCCGGTGCACATCACCGGCTTTTTTGTTGAAAACTATAATTAATAAAAATAGTTTAAGGGGCGAAAAAGTGTTCTGGAAAACCCAATTTAGTCTCTTGTCCATTTGTTATCAGAAATTCGTAGGTATCCAGGTCTTCGCAGGTATCGACTTCAAGCCACTGGCGCTTGTGCAATTGACATACAACCGTTAATTTGTCGGTAATACACGCTTGTACAAAATCTGTGAAGTAGGCGTTTCTTTGCATCTGGGCTTCCATTTTATCGAAGATGCCTATTATTTGACTGAACAAAGATGCTCGAATTTTAATTAGGCCGATATACTGTGCCTGCGCATCTTCGTAACTTTTAAGTGGTTTACCAATCTCAGTTAAGCGATAGCCATCATCATATTTAAAAGATTCCGCATCTGTTAATGGGTCTTCCATCCGCAACTGCCACAGTTCGCGCCAGTGGCTATCAGCAGAAATAACAAACGGTTGGGGGTTATCAATAAGGGCTCGCAATACATCGGGAGTGTATACGATATCGCCGTAACTGATAATTATATCTTCCGATTGAAACAGATCCCTAGCACACATCAGGGAATACA
The DNA window shown above is from Alteromonadaceae bacterium 2753L.S.0a.02 and carries:
- a CDS encoding choline kinase — translated: MIFLILAAGKGSRLGRHTKNCPKPLVHLNGKPLLEYQLSTAAHCGITENALVTGYCADAFLDYGLETFHNPNYQTTNMLYSLMCARDLFQSEDIIISYGDIVYTPDVLRALIDNPQPFVISADSHWRELWQLRMEDPLTDAESFKYDDGYRLTEIGKPLKSYEDAQAQYIGLIKIRASLFSQIIGIFDKMEAQMQRNAYFTDFVQACITDKLTVVCQLHKRQWLEVDTCEDLDTYEFLITNGQETKLGFPEHFFAP
- a CDS encoding flagellin, producing MPLVINTNVSALNAQRQLVNSGNEMSQAMERLASGKRINTARDDAAGLAISNRQTSQIRGLNQAIRNANDGVSLIQTAEGALDEVTNILQRMRELSIQSANGIYSDVDRATLDAEAQQLKAEVDRIAQSTTFNGQPLLDGSLSDVALQVGSEAYQTIDLSIQGFSASSLGNNSGDYVGEALTASTAAGALTLFQTVAANVLEINDVAISSLTAATSVNDALDIINGDLDGKGAEATTLVSVVADTAGNGVLPVGTNFEFSLVDGDGNQQDYIITDTSSMDELVAKINDSTAVTAKLNSDGKLVLTAENATLISITTDQTAATGTVVTTSFSLVLTDTSNANRGVKLEAGTAMTGTIQDNLGLNLQDNNENWLGLTVTATAAINAGDLIINGVEIGSIEAGSDAAGQVDLTIAAINEFSDETGVVAYEVATDQIGLRSASQEPIQIKYGDGAANSGADVRTITGFQEMNSAEGTGSVAGIKIDTAAGAQAAIDVIDTALEQINSTRSDLGAINNRLDFTMSNLANVSEKTSAARSRIVDADFAKETSELSRAQVLQQASQAMLAQANAQPQQVLQLLQG